In Kogia breviceps isolate mKogBre1 chromosome 7, mKogBre1 haplotype 1, whole genome shotgun sequence, a single window of DNA contains:
- the LOC131759725 gene encoding oocyte-secreted protein 2-like yields MEVSTASEILILLAALIWPCAENINVKISCSMDWLLVSVSPCAYSSNLYIFADELCLGSGCPVTRIQTYAYDFIYPVHDCGIRTKVVSEDTLLFQTEVYFNPRNIHCDHQKIPLECFASRKSVWLTPVSTDNEIKLDPSPFIADFETTPEELGLLNSSQTDSIFKEKLKLGNWAHEFCWKNNGFIQK; encoded by the exons ATGGAGGTCTCTACGGCTTCAGAAATCTTGATTCTCCTTGCTGCCTTGATTTGGCCTTGCGCCGAAAACATCAACG TGAAAATAAGTTGTTCTATGGACTGGTTGCTGGTCTCTGTAAGCCCATGTGCATACAGCAgcaatttgtatatatttgctGATGAATTATGTCTGGGATCGGGTTGCCCTGTGACTCGGATACAAACATATGCCTATGATTTTATATACCCTGTGCATGACTGTGGGATCAGGACAAAG GTTGTTTCAGAGGATACTCTCCTTTTTCAAACAGAGGTGTACTTTAACCCTAGGAATATACATTGTGACCATCAGAAAATCCCTTTGGAATGTTTTGCCTCTAG GAAATCAGTGTGGCTTACACCAGTTTCTacagataatgaaataaaattggatCCCAGTCCCTTTATTGCTGATTTTGAGACAACACCAGAAGAGTTAGGATTATTAAATTCTAGTCAAACTGACTCCATATTTAAGGAGAAATTGAAACTTGGAAATTGGGCTCATGAATTTTGTTGGAAAAACAATGGTTTTATACAAAAATAA
- the LOC131760500 gene encoding high affinity immunoglobulin epsilon receptor subunit beta-like, whose protein sequence is MDAEIGSRTDLALPNPQAPTSVPEIELSTLSLHDNDLLENAVPSPPRQTWLTFLKKELEFLGVTQILISLICLYFGIIVCSVFNSSEFKEDFFSSFKAGYPFWGAVFFAISGFLSVMSEKKHATYLIRGSQGANAVSSIAGGVGIIILIINLKKSSAYIYHCQDIYENDFCFVASISTKIVAMILFLTILGVCSAVSLIVHGIGEVIERNKIPEDRLYEEVHTYAPIYSELEDGREATSPTDS, encoded by the exons ATGGACGCAGAAATTGGGAGCAGAACAGATCTTGCTCTCCCAAACCCACAAGCGCCCACCAG TGTACCTGAAATTGAACTTTCAACATTATCTCTCCATGATAACGACTTACTGGAGAATGCTGTCCCATCCCCACCACGCCAAACGTGGCTGACTTTTTTGAAGAAGGAGCTGGAATTCCTGGGG GTAACACAAATTCTGATTAGTTTGATATgcctttattttggaataatcgTCTGCTCCGTGTTCAATAGTTCAGAATTTAAAGAAGActttttttcatcatttaaagCAGGCTACCCATTCTGGGGAGCGGTATTT TTTgctatttctggatttttgtCAGTTATGTCTGAAAAGAAACATGCAACATATCTG ATACGAGGAAGTCAGGGAGCAAACGCTGTCAGCAGCATAGCTGGAGGAGTAGGAATCATCATCCTGATCATTAACCTAAAGAAGAGCTCAGCTTATATCTACCATTGCCAGGATATTTATGAGAACGACTTCTGCTTTGTGGCTTCTATTTCCACG AAAATTGTGGCAATGATCCTGTTTCTCACCATTCTGGGGGTCTGCAGTGCTGTGTCACTCATAGTCCATGGGATTGGAGAAGTAATTGAAAGAAATAAG ATTCCAGAAGATCGTCTTTATGAAGAAGTACACACctatgcaccaatttacagtgaGTTGGAAGATGGAAGGGAGGCAACTTCTCCCACTGATTCATAA